Proteins encoded within one genomic window of Carassius gibelio isolate Cgi1373 ecotype wild population from Czech Republic chromosome A4, carGib1.2-hapl.c, whole genome shotgun sequence:
- the LOC127976734 gene encoding UPF0606 protein KIAA1549-like, with product MESSCSRMVLRSSRRLLGYCVLLLAATMLVGFMAMSFKPVAVELPSNMSRRSLNHLPTRARSPPALSSSSSSSSSPHRSERTRRPALTPPGAKQPSSPGHHDSASSIDPTPSLGSEGSGNVGDGAQGIHLLLRPPDLLTPSQMPPLHVDRPPTPAPPTLVTPEDLYPIHSAEVDWGSGDYLETLTFMGSEGEEFSLVTALPTHGYDPYDTDDEATVSYNTAFPSRPILPLSSRDLQPSVTVKYGTNLRTAHPTDPRLPLAPDSAHENDMDDDLDFDWAELFPIEPTEMLLPDMNSLEYYNTLQAKENASIARNRTHPHITPTHTVGPTQTPTATLGKVPDEIKRMTPEPIPPQKPTKPPIPSTTQTQQPPEGPDKGVPSIPTSHVGKTRPSVPTSLPPPGTSEGPVIQAVTLKPPATKPRMTTIKTTIRTTTTTKSTTTKSPPPTTPRIPQSITPRQYVCNITKPDMYLVRVGMPSGSSVAFAKAHVREILRREFNRSVELQVLKAPPNFIFRAVSGPLVYTAISVINAVRQSVHSTSSSFILSVTTIYAVPDYKHQVHTVLQFVPSHVDVRLCSFSERVEKGLLMAYAEVRKRSQENGDFTVHIVNITSSLPKGQRQQKAPVDITFAVRDSQGFLTGSDVSGHMRQLSAVEFSFYLGFPTLQIAEPFHYPELNVSHLLHTSWVKTVLLGVLDQRVNERTFQAKMERRLALLVGEGLGIGVSSRRWRRATSVGNNSVQIVRVSRLDGPDYPLELVYFVEAGSGERLPAQATAAMLNRLNLQRAAIVLGYRVHGVLATPVEKLALAPSETQPSNVWLIVGVVVPVLVVILIIIILYWKLCRSEKLEFQPDAMSTIQQRQKLQPPSVKGFDFAKLHLGQHSKDDIMVIQEPAPLPPPVKEATPSEGGELNTPKSKSSSTKVSRAARRRGRLSPSDGDSLGSEASSGRESAEESTRPAVTPSDSKPQHRKSKHAKNKLGAQPGSGVDEQLSSSSIFEHVDRLSRGSSDGTRRVSNKIQLIAMQPMPSPPSHPHNQALSPNLTDKMPDGAMVNSEIQVALRHKSEIEHHRNKIRLRAKRKGHYEFPSMEDIMAAFADSSEQQRVYQQAQEQIHKILHPEEHTSSSCGEPRKSSKGRRSPRHRQRQNMSGSGSLRDKDRLITDGDATYRKYPGVNNVAYVSDADQLPDAGSPSPTDEVFLDPGSPPSGAAPAPPAYVAPQPTIEEARQQMHSLLDDAFALVSPSSQGSSAPLTFTGVTAVTGIGGVSPGPPSSPSLRPARQWGSSSYPAAPAHSPFSVRYAELGMSPTSVQGLLQRQTQGSGYVVSAEMQSDPGYSSRGQYGEEMSSSSRPRPVGGSTGAQLHQLTQVGLSSRIGLYPGVGRSVSGPSGSSWAQYRSDEEVSRPGSNREAILTFPEYSSSPVFQMPRTSLQDPTTPQGHMETSSVGYIAPEERSPPPQSSASLIKAIREELQRLSQKQAAVISYQS from the exons ATGGAGAGCTCCTGTTCAAGGATGGTCCTGAGGAGCTCGCGGCGACTGCTTGGATATTGCGTGCTTTTACTCGCCGCCACAATGTTGGTGGGATTCATGGCGATGTCTTTCAAACCCGTTGCAG TGGAGCTCCCATCCAACATGTCCAGAAGGAGCCTCAATCATCTTCCAACAAGAGCACGTTCACCTCCTGCcttatcttcatcatcatcatcttcctcatctCCTCATCGCTCTGAAAGAACCAGGCGTCCAGCTCTTACGCCTCCAGGTGCCAAACAGCCCTCATCCCCTGGTCACCATGACAGTGCCTCCAGCATAGATCCCACCCCGTCCCTTGGATCCGAAGGGTCGGGTAACGTAGGTGATGGGGCCCAGGGCATCCACCTGCTGTTACGGCCCCCAGACCTTCTAACGCCAAGCCAGATGCCTCCCCTCCATGTTGACAGACCGCCGACACCAGCCCCCCCAACCCTGGTGACCCCCGAAGACCTGTATCCCATCCACTCCGCTGAGGTGGACTGGGGCTCCGGAGACTACCTTGAAACTCTTACTTTCATGGGATCAGAAGGGGAGGAGTTTTCTCTCGTCACCGCCCTTCCTACGCATGGATATGATCCGTATGATACGGACGATGAGGCCACGGTCAGCTACAACACAGCTTTCCCCTCTCGTCCCATTCTGCCCCTCTCATCCAGAGACCTCCAGCCCAGCGTGACTGTAAAATATGGGACTAACTTAAGGACGGCCCATCCTACTGATCCCCGCCTCCCATTAGCTCCTGACTCCGCCCATGAGAACGATATGGACGATGATTTGGATTTCGATTGGGCTGAGCTTTTTCCCATTGAGCCGACTGAAATGCTGCTTCCCGATATGAACAGTTTGGAATACTACAACACATTGCAAGCCAAAGAGAATGCTAGTATTGCGAGGAATAGGACACACCCTCATATTACCCCAACACACACTGTGGGACCCACTCAAACTCCCACTGCAACATTGGGAAAAGTCCCAGATGAAATCAAACGGATGACTCCTGAACCTATTCCACCCCAAAAACCTACGAAGCCTCCAATCCCTTCAACCACTCAGACCCAACAACCACCTGAAGGCCCAGATAAGGGTGTTCCTTCCATACCCACATCCCATGTGGGCAAAACCCGACCATCAGTGCCAACCTCCCTGCCTCCACCCGGCACCTCAGAGGGTCCAGTAATACAAGCTGTCACGCTGAAGCCCCCTGCTACAAAACCCCGTATGACCACCATCAAAACTACCATCAGAACTACAACTACAACTAAATCCACAACTACCAAAAGCCCACCACCTACAACCCCCAGAATTCCTCAGTCCATCACACCCCGACAGTACGTCTGCAATATCACCAAACCGGACATGTACCTAGTCAGAGTGG GCATGCCTAGTGGGTCATCGGTGGCGTTTGCCAAAGCTCATGTGCGGGAGATTCTTCGCCGAGAGTTCAATCGTTCAGTGGAGCTCCAG GTCCTCAAAGCCCCACCCAATTTCATCTTCCGGGCCGTTTCCGGTCCACTGGTGTACACTGCTATATCAGTCATTAATGCTGTCCGCCAATCAGTGCACAGCACTTCCTCTTCTTTCATACTGTCCGTCACAACCATATATGCAGTGCCTGATTACAAACATCAGGTCCACACAG TGCTGCAGTTTGTTCCGAGTCATGTGGATGTGCGTCTGTGTAGCTTTAGCGAGCGTGTGGAGAAGGGGCTACTCATGGCGTATGCGGAAGTACGCAAGCGTTCGCAAGAAAATGGAGATTTCACAGTTCAT ATTGTGAATATCACTAGCAGCCTTCCTAAGGGTCAGCGGCAGCAGAAGGCACCGGTGGACATCACTTTTGCCGTGCGTGATTCCCAAGGCTTCCTAACGGGATCGGATGTGAGTGGTCACATGAGGCAGCTCAGCGCTGTGGAGTTCAGCTTCTACCTTGGTTTTCCTACCCTGCAGATCGCTGAAC CTTTTCATTATCCTGAACTGAATGTGTCCCACCTGTTACACACATCCTGGGTGAAAACAG TGTTACTCGGTGTGTTGGACCAGCGTGTGAATGAGAGGACCTTCCAGGCCAAAATGGAGAGGCGATTAGCACTGCTGGTTGGAGAGGGACTTGGGATCGGGGTTAGCAGTCGACGATGGAGAAGAGCTACTAGTGTTGGCAACAACAGTGTTCAG ATTGTGCGAGTGTCCCGTCTGGATGGCCCAGACTACCCGCTAGAGCTGGTGTATTTTGTGGAAGCGGGGTCAGGAGAGAGGCTGCCAGCTCAGGCCACTGCGGCCATGCTCAACAGACTGAACCTGCAGAGAGCCGCCATCGTACTGGGCTACAGAGTACATGGAGTTCTGGCCACAC CTGTGGAGAAGCTGGCCCTGGCGCCCTCTGAGACTCAGCCCAGTAACGTGTGGCTGATCGTTGGAGTTGTGGTCCCAGTTCTTGTggtcatcctcatcatcatcatcctctacTGGAAACTGTGCCGCTCTGAGAAGCTGGAGTTTCAGCCTGACGCCATGAGCACCATCCAGCAGAGACAGAAG CTGCAGCCTCCCAGTGTTAAAGGGTTTGATTTTGCTAAGCTACACCTGGGGCAGCATAGTAAGGATGACATCATGGTAATCCAAGAACCCGCCCCTTTACCACCGCCGGTTAAAGAGGCCACGCCCTCAGAGGGCGGAGAATTGAACACTCCAAAATCGAAGAGCTCATCTACAAAAGTATCCCGTGCAGCACGGAGAAGAGGCCG ATTGTCTCCATCTGATGGAGATTCTTTAGGAAGTGAAGCATCCAGTGGAAGAGAATCAGCAGAAGAAAGCACCAGACCTGCTGTGACGCCAAGTGACAGCAAACCCCAACATCGCAAGAGCAAGCATG CAAAAAACAAACTTG GTGCTCAACCTGGAAGTGGTGTAGATGAGCAGTTGTCCTCATCATCCATATTTGAGCATGTGGACCGTCTGTCTCGAGGTTCATCAGATGGAACACGCAGAGTGTCCAATAAGATCCAGCTCATCGCCATGCAGCCCATGCCAAGCCCTCCCTCACATCCACATAACCAAGCCCTGAGTCCAAACCTGACAGACAAGATGCCTGATGGAGCAATGGTCAATAGTGAG ATTCAAGTGGCCTTGAGGCATAAATCTGAGATCGAACACCATCGCAATAAGATTCGCCTGCGTGCCAAGAGAAAGGGCCACTACGAGTTCCCCTCCATGGAGGACATCATGGCAGCGTTCGCCGACAGCTCCGAACAACAGCGAGTGTATCAGCAAGCCCAGGAACAGATACACAAGATCCTGCATCCTGAAGAACACACATCTTCATCGTGCGGAGAGCCACGCAAAAG TTCCAAAGGAAGACGCTCTCCCAGACACAGACAAAGACAGAATATGAGTGGAAGCGGAAGTCTGAGAGACAAAGACCGTCTCATTACTGACGGAGATGCCACGTACAGGAAGTACCCTGGGGTCAACAATGTGGCCTATGtg TCCGATGCAGATCAGCTCCCAGATGCAGGAAGCCCTTCTCCTACTGATGAGGTGTTTTTAGACCCTGGCTCACCACCGTCAGGCGCCGCCCCTGCTCCGCCCGCCTACGTCGCCCCTCAGCCCACCATCGAAGAAGCCCGGCAACAGATGCACTCCTTATTGGATGATGCGTTTGCTCTCGTCTCACCTTCTTCTCAAGGAAGCTCCGCTCCTCTAACATTTACTGGTGTTACGGCAGTCACTGGCATCGGAGGAGTCAGCCCCGGTCCACCCTCCAGTCCGTCCTTACGTCCTGCACGCCAGTGGGGCTCCTCTTCTTACCCAGCAGCCCCTGCACACAGTCCTTTCTCTGTG AGGTATGCCGAGTTAGGAATGTCTCCCACATCGGTCCAAGGTTTACTGCAAAG GCAGACGCAGGGCTCTGGGTATGTGGTGTCAGCAGAGATGCAGTCAGATCCTGGATACTCCAGCAGGGGGCAGTATGGAGAAGAGATGTCATCGTCTTCTCGGCCCCGACCAGTAGGGGGCAGCACAG GTGCACAGTTGCATCAGCTGACACAAGTGGGCTTGTCAAGTCGGATTGGATTATATCCTGGAGTTGGCCGTAGTGTATCTGGACCTTCAGGATCAAGCTGGGCCCAGTACCGCTCAGATGAGGAGGTTTCCAGACCAGGATCCAACCGAGAGGCT ATACTGACATTCCCAGAATACTCTTCATCGCCAGTATTCCAGATGCCCAGGACGTCCCTGCAGGATCCCACCACACCCCAGGGTCACATGGAAACCTCGAGCGTGGGGTACATTGCCCCTGAGGAGCGTTCTCCACCCCCCCAGTCCTCTGCCTCTCTCATCAAGGCCATCAGGGAAGAACTCCAGAGACTTTCTCAGAAACAGGCTGCTGTTATCAGCTACCAGAGTTGA